In a genomic window of Deferribacterota bacterium:
- a CDS encoding YggS family pyridoxal phosphate-dependent enzyme: protein MKSNLRIVRGKIKKAANKIKKNPKDINLVAVSKTFSVNHILAAYRAGQYIFGENKIQEALDKLELLKDYKGISFHFIGHIQSNKAKFLPKNFDLIQSVDRQKIAEIINKKAKEYGITQSILIQVNLTKEKQKSGVYPSDLDSLIEAINKLNNLNIEGFMYIPPLKINPEDNRENFRGMAELFLQYKKPLGLKYLSMGMSQDFEVAIEEGSNMVRIGTAIFGERNYQTN, encoded by the coding sequence ATTAAAAGTAATTTAAGAATAGTTAGAGGTAAAATAAAAAAAGCAGCTAATAAAATTAAAAAGAATCCAAAGGATATAAACCTTGTAGCAGTTAGTAAAACCTTTTCTGTTAACCATATATTAGCTGCCTACAGAGCAGGACAATATATCTTCGGTGAAAATAAGATCCAGGAAGCCTTAGACAAATTAGAGTTATTAAAAGATTATAAGGGGATATCTTTTCACTTTATAGGTCATATTCAGAGCAATAAGGCAAAGTTTCTGCCAAAGAATTTTGATTTAATACAATCAGTTGATAGACAAAAAATAGCTGAGATTATAAATAAAAAAGCAAAGGAATATGGTATTACTCAAAGCATACTTATACAAGTTAACCTAACAAAAGAAAAACAAAAATCAGGGGTTTATCCATCTGATTTAGATAGCTTAATTGAAGCTATCAATAAATTGAACAATTTAAATATAGAAGGCTTTATGTATATACCACCACTAAAAATAAACCCTGAAGATAATAGAGAAAATTTTCGTGGTATGGCAGAGTTATTTCTTCAATATAAAAAACCTTTAGGATTAAAATATCTCTCTATGGGAATGAGCCAAGATTTTGAGGTAGCTATAGAAGAAGGCTCTAACATGGT